A stretch of the Fusarium musae strain F31 chromosome 2, whole genome shotgun sequence genome encodes the following:
- a CDS encoding hypothetical protein (EggNog:ENOG41) has protein sequence MQPPSPEDVLQPPQIHQHKSSRHHASTSTSSTPALSKQRPHSLQFSFPPLFQTNASSTSLVPSTAEGRPIPVDNSTAEHRTSALRELNTNFPTRHRYAQSTGAQSSTYSQPVIVRSYYAPVPAQPADRGVIVVNGRGHRSALSESSGPSAFVRRVLPFGTGSASVRNGIMGTMARNRTKKRLENEPEEPKLPSVEAFRFKSFMANLEDQSGGTDINADLDRIAEICAKSRYSLSNQYEVHYAPHGSGSSFMAPAIESQEAHGPTLQAVSSDDERNIKQSRKRPMGVRRNSRAMGTLETIMSSSRSSDEDKSKKKSAAEIAEDVRGRAAQKGSSKHGSPVSSEGGASENVFLEEEDVKQRPPRQKRSGSLALIDGNRLSMHLHDLDSSRPTAAGLVSEPALPKTSSSQLEIRTAPEVTNKEHLPGLPKKGLAATEGLDQPVVHGSISAIETSNQRSNLMSTLSGWMTWHSSDTLPTTKGRAEVSLRELLKNRDIKGKGVEATAYQ, from the coding sequence ATGCAACCTCCTTCTCCAGAGGATGTCCTCCAGCCGCCCCAAATCCATCAACACAAATCATCTCGACACCACGCCTCTacgtcaacctcatcaacaccGGCTCTCAGCAAACAACGTCCACATTCTCTTCAATTCTCCTTCCCACCCCTGTTCCAGACGAACGCCTCATCGACGAGCCTGGTGCCCTCAACTGCTGAGGGAAGACCCATCCCCGTTGACAATTCAACTGCTGAGCATCGAACGTCGGCTCTTCGAGAGTTGAATACCAATTTCCCCACTCGCCATCGATACGCACAGTCTACTGGTGCCCAGAGCAGTACCTATTCGCAGCCTGTGATCGTGCGAAGCTACTACGCTCCTGTACCAGCGCAGCCCGCGGACAGAGGAGTCATTGTTGTCAACGGCCGAGGGCACCGCTCAGCACTCTCAGAGAGTAGCGGTCCTTCAGCTTTCGTACGACGAGTGCTGCCTTTCGGTACGGGTTCTGCCTCGGTCCGGAATGGAATTATGGGCACAATGGCGAGAAATCGAACAAAGAAACGACTCGAGAATGAACCAGAGGAGCCAAAACTTCCATCCGTCGAAGCCTTCCGCTTCAAGAGCTTTATGGCTAATCTAGAAGACCAGAGTGGCGGTACTGATATAAATGCTGATCTGGATCGTATCGCAGAGATCTGTGCTAAATCGCGATACTCTCTTAGCAACCAGTATGAAGTTCATTATGCTCCCCATGGCTCAGGTTCGTCGTTTATGGCTCCAGCTATTGAGAGCCAGGAGGCTCATGGACCCACCCTTCAAGCGGTGTCATCCGACGATGAGAGAAATATCAAACAATCTAGAAAACGACCGATGGGCGTGAGGAGGAACAGCAGAGCCATGGGAACATTGGAGACCATAATGTCATCGAGCAGATCATCGGATGAGGATAAATCAAAGAAGAAGTCCGCTGCAGAGATTGCCGAGGACGTTCGCGGCAGAGCCGCACAAAAAGGGTCCAGCAAACACGGATCACCGGTCTCGTCTGAAGGAGGAGCCAGTGAGAATGTGTttctggaagaggaggatgtaAAACAACGGCCACCTCGCCAAAAACGGTCCGGTTCATTGGCCCTTATTGATGGTAATCGGTTGAGCATGCACCTCCATGATTTGGATTCAAGTCGACCCACGGCTGCCGGTCTTGTCAGTGAGCCTGCCTTACCTAAAACATCAAGCAGCCAACTTGAAATCCGAACAGCACCTGAGGTAACAAACAAAGAGCATCTCCCTGGTTTGCCAAAGAAGGGCCTCGCAGCCACAGAAGGACTTGACCAGCCAGTTGTCCATGGCTCTATATCTGCAATCGAGACATCTAACCAGAGGAGCAATTTGATGTCTACGCTTAGTGGTTGGATGACTTGGCATTCGTCTGATACTTTGCCGACGACTAAGGGCCGGGCGGAGGTTAGTCTACGTGAGCTTCTGAAAAACCGAGATATCAAAGGAAAAGGTGTCGAGGCAACGGCGTAtcagtaa
- the HAT2 gene encoding Histone acetyltransferase type B subunit 2 (EggNog:ENOG41), whose amino-acid sequence MAPAQSAERDVDNMVTDINAVEMTHEDDDDQGERMINEEYKTWKKNSPFLTALTWPTLTVQWFPDVKEPEGKNYSVHRLLLGTHTSDESPNFLQIANVQIPKAVTPNPKDYDDERGEIGGYGKSGDVAAIKCEIVQKIEHPGEVNKARYQPQNPDIIATLCVDGKILIFDRTKHPLQPTSLGKVNAQIELVGHKAEGFGLNWNPHEEGCLASGSEDTTMCLWDLKTLKGDSRILNPSRKYTHHTQIVNDVQYHPISKNFIGSVSDDQTLQIVDVRHSETAKAAVAAKRGHLDAINALAFNPNSEVLVATASADKTIGIWDLRNVKEKVHTLEGHNDAVTSLAWHPTEAGILGSASYDRRIIFWDLSRVGEEVLPDDQDDGPPELLFMHGGHTNHLADFSWNLNEPWLVASAAEDNLLQIWKVAESIVGKDDGDLPVDELDR is encoded by the exons ATGGCACCTGCTCAATCTGCAGAGCGCGATGTGGACA ACATGGTTACTGACATTAACGCAGTCGAGATGACtcacgaggatgatgatgaccagGGCGAGCGCATGATTAATGAAG AGTACAAGACATGGAAGAAAAACAGCCCGTTCTT AACGGCTTTGACTTGGCCTACTCTGACCGTCCAATGGTTTCCCGACGTCAAGGAGCCAGAAGGCAAGAATTACTCAGTTCACCGCCTCCTACTTGGCACTCACACTTCAGATGAGAGCCCCAACTTTCTTCAAATTGCCAATGTTCAGATTCCAAAGGCTGTAACGCCCAATCCCAAGGACTATGATGACGAGCGAGGCGAGATTGGTGGCTATGGTAAGTCTGGTGATGTCGCTGCTATCAAGTGCGAGATCGTTCAGAAGATCGAGCACCCCGGAGAAGTCAACAAGGCTCGATACCAACCTCAGAATCCTGACATTATCGCCACTCTTTGTGTGGATGGCAAGATTCTTATCTTCGACCGAACGAAGCACCCTCTCCAGCCCACTTCCCTTGGAAAGGTCAACGCTCAGATTGAGCTTGTTGGACACAAGGCCGAAGGTTTCGGCCTGAACTGGAATCCTCATGAGGAGGGGTGTTTAGCGTCTGGTAGCGAGGATACCACAATGTGTCTTTG GGACTTGAAGACCCTTAAGGGTGATTCGAGAATCCTCAATCCTTCTCGCAAGTACACTCATCACACTCAGATCGTCAACGATGTTCAGTATCATCCAATCTCAAAGAACTTCATCGGTTCCGTGTCCGACGATCAGACCCTCCAAATCGTTGACGTACGTCACAGCGAGACCGCTAAGGCAGCTGTTGCTGCTAAGCGCGGCCATCTTGATGCGATCAATGCTCTGGCGTTCAACCCCAACTCGGAAGTGCTCGTGGCCACTGCGTCAGCCGACAAGACAATCGGCATCTGGGACCTCAGAaatgtcaaggagaaggtccACACTTTGGAAGGTCACAACGATGCTGTTACATCCCTAGCCTGGCACCCGACTGAGGCCGGTATCCTGGGAAGTGCCAGCTATGATCGAAGAATCATCTTTTGGGATCTTTCGCGGGTTGGCGAGGAGGTATTGCCTGACGACCAGGATGACGGGCCCCCTGAATT ACTTTTCATGCACGGCGGTCATACAAACCATTTGGCTGACTTCAGCTGGAATCTCAACGAGCCTTGGCTTGTAGCAAGCGCTGCGGAAGACAATCTGCTGCAGATCTGGAAGGTAGCCGAGTCCATTGTCGGTAAGGACGACGGCGACTTGCctgtcgatgagctcgacCGATAG